One region of Chryseobacterium muglaense genomic DNA includes:
- a CDS encoding HXXEE domain-containing protein — protein MNSNFYRNNWYYIGGVLFLILGVILAVFWNDFDVLRRLTIMSFMAVLAHEFEEYGFPGGFPSMYNLVFRPSGDNPALGPLNQKSAIFANVTIAYPLWGLPILFPDVIWLGLAPILFGMGQIILHGIQFNIKMRSIYNPGVFTTVFMFWPVGVYYIHYIYTNGLIEWWTFPVAIVLFIVTLIFGVSLPVTNWFNRKDPKDAFSEKEMSRFGVAEKLQKLHSKKV, from the coding sequence ATGAATAGTAACTTTTATCGCAATAACTGGTATTATATAGGAGGCGTTTTATTCCTTATTCTTGGTGTTATCCTAGCTGTTTTTTGGAACGACTTTGATGTGCTTCGAAGATTAACAATTATGAGTTTTATGGCGGTACTCGCTCACGAGTTTGAAGAATACGGATTTCCGGGTGGCTTTCCCTCTATGTACAATCTTGTCTTCAGACCGAGTGGTGACAATCCAGCTCTTGGTCCACTGAATCAGAAGAGTGCCATTTTCGCCAATGTGACAATTGCCTATCCTTTATGGGGACTTCCTATTTTGTTTCCAGATGTAATATGGCTTGGTCTTGCACCGATTTTGTTTGGTATGGGACAAATCATTCTTCACGGCATTCAATTCAACATAAAAATGCGTTCCATTTATAACCCAGGCGTTTTTACAACGGTGTTTATGTTTTGGCCTGTAGGGGTTTACTATATTCACTATATTTATACTAATGGATTAATAGAATGGTGGACTTTTCCAGTGGCAATCGTCCTGTTTATTGTAACGCTAATCTTTGGAGTCAGCCTTCCGGTTACCAACTGGTTCAATCGCAAAGACCCAAAAGATGCTTTTTCTGAAAAAGAAATGTCCCGTTTTGGAGTGGCAGAAAAATTACAGAAACTACATTCAAAAAAAGTCTGA
- a CDS encoding HXXEE domain-containing protein encodes MKWFNRHWYNVGLVVAILAGIYLAFTWSDLTILTRLMALNFIAILLHQFEELGWPGGFPLQMNDIMWKSEFPDRYPLNQFSNMLGNVVASYIFYLLPVFFSDVIWLGLAPTLFGLGQLFVHGIVNNIKMHSLYNPGLFAVVCMHVPIGVYYIDYINTNNLVTSTTWLFGLLYLAVFMVVFGLSLYKLLADKNSKWAFTEDEMNRFDMVRKVKKLKSQDN; translated from the coding sequence ATGAAATGGTTTAATAGACATTGGTACAACGTGGGTTTGGTAGTAGCTATACTAGCAGGAATATATTTGGCTTTTACTTGGAGTGACTTAACAATTTTAACACGTCTGATGGCTCTTAATTTTATTGCCATTTTACTTCATCAATTTGAAGAATTGGGTTGGCCGGGTGGTTTCCCTTTGCAAATGAATGACATCATGTGGAAAAGTGAATTTCCGGACAGATATCCATTGAATCAGTTTTCAAATATGCTGGGTAATGTCGTTGCTTCCTACATTTTTTACTTGTTGCCTGTATTTTTTTCTGATGTTATTTGGTTAGGATTAGCACCAACATTATTTGGCTTGGGACAATTGTTTGTTCACGGAATTGTAAATAATATCAAAATGCATTCTTTATATAATCCTGGCCTTTTTGCAGTTGTATGTATGCACGTTCCTATTGGGGTTTATTATATTGATTATATCAACACAAACAATTTGGTAACTTCAACAACTTGGCTATTTGGACTTTTATATTTGGCTGTATTTATGGTTGTATTCGGACTTTCTCTTTACAAGCTTTTGGCAGACAAAAATAGCAAGTGGGCATTTACAGAAGATGAAATGAACCGTTTTGATATGGTAAGAAAAGTTAAAAAACTAAAGTCGCAGGATAATTAG
- a CDS encoding glycoside hydrolase family protein encodes MNQPKYTRKDFLKTSALGFAAVFFGSSFTQTFDFSDKPYFKLKPIGRSLELEGYYIWCSSPIWGEDGKVHLFYSRWKKEKGMGGWLNGSEICRAEADSPFHKFEHKQVILAPRGEGFWDATTCHNPLIKKVEGQYYLFFMGNSNGKTNTKRIGLAVAKSLDGEWKRPEKPLLLPGKEGAWDDHCTTNPAFVKGSDGKYWLFYKSWNTKEYETQKGTVRGNRKYGLAKADSPMGPYVKISENPVIDFSNLPNNAQLEDAFVWKQKGKFHMIARDMGFYNHEYGLHLTSKEGIRWTKPKVAYLDLKQYITESDPPKHLKRFGRLERPMILFDKKEETPKFLFGATQGGAFETSTTFVFEITNH; translated from the coding sequence ATGAATCAGCCAAAATATACACGCAAAGATTTCTTAAAAACTTCAGCTTTAGGATTTGCAGCGGTTTTTTTTGGTTCATCATTTACTCAAACTTTCGATTTTTCTGACAAACCTTACTTTAAATTAAAACCAATCGGTCGCTCATTAGAACTCGAAGGCTATTACATTTGGTGTTCTTCCCCAATTTGGGGTGAAGATGGAAAAGTGCATCTTTTTTATTCGCGCTGGAAAAAAGAAAAAGGAATGGGTGGTTGGCTTAATGGTTCTGAAATTTGCCGGGCAGAAGCAGATTCTCCTTTTCATAAATTTGAACACAAGCAGGTGATTCTTGCACCAAGAGGAGAGGGTTTTTGGGATGCAACAACTTGTCACAATCCGTTAATTAAAAAAGTAGAAGGCCAATATTATCTTTTTTTTATGGGAAATTCTAACGGAAAAACAAATACCAAAAGAATCGGACTGGCAGTTGCTAAAAGTCTTGACGGAGAATGGAAAAGACCCGAAAAACCTTTGCTTCTTCCCGGAAAAGAAGGTGCTTGGGACGACCATTGTACAACAAATCCGGCTTTTGTAAAAGGAAGCGATGGAAAATACTGGCTTTTTTATAAGTCCTGGAATACCAAAGAATATGAAACGCAGAAAGGAACCGTTCGAGGTAACCGTAAGTATGGTTTGGCAAAAGCAGATTCTCCGATGGGGCCTTATGTAAAAATTTCTGAAAACCCTGTGATTGATTTTTCAAATTTACCAAACAATGCTCAGCTTGAAGATGCTTTTGTCTGGAAACAGAAAGGTAAATTCCATATGATTGCAAGAGATATGGGATTTTATAATCATGAATATGGTTTGCATTTGACTTCTAAAGAAGGTATTAGATGGACGAAACCCAAAGTGGCTTATTTAGATTTAAAACAATACATCACTGAATCTGACCCTCCAAAACATTTAAAACGATTTGGAAGGTTAGAAAGACCAATGATTTTATTTGATAAAAAAGAAGAAACTCCAAAGTTTTTATTCGGAGCCACACAAGGTGGCGCATTTGAAACTTCTACGACTTTTGTTTTTGAGATTACTAACCATTAG
- a CDS encoding formimidoylglutamase, whose product MDFEDFIISPRNFRTESWQIGNKITKEIKEDSIVLLFVSDYRGAGGEAEVQDFTAVRKEFYKLSQLDFEIPIVDLGDLVSGKSVEDSHYILQEVLSACHYKRAIPVIIGGSNDFAFSLFSGLHFHQKNINYTQISNIISIKQGEMINEHTFLSKILGSKNFSIKNYHHLGYQKHLNEQDSVKLIKEVEFDIVRLAEMMNSTEKTEPFFRKADLVTVNCDAIESFGDAFSMNPQVNGLNRREICAYMKEIGLSENLKSVGIFNYNIYSENQLNHQLLAQMLWYLIEGINIQQSHPKERHYEMFYVLIEDRQYAFKRDTFSNLWYFGDDENIENCIPCSRSDFDEAKKGWLSARFTKS is encoded by the coding sequence ATGGATTTTGAAGATTTTATCATTTCACCAAGAAATTTCAGAACAGAAAGCTGGCAGATTGGCAATAAGATTACCAAGGAAATAAAAGAAGACAGCATTGTACTTTTGTTTGTTTCTGATTACAGAGGAGCAGGTGGTGAGGCTGAAGTTCAGGATTTTACAGCGGTAAGAAAAGAATTTTACAAGCTTTCGCAGCTCGATTTTGAAATTCCGATTGTTGATTTGGGAGATTTGGTTTCCGGAAAATCTGTGGAAGATTCTCATTACATTTTGCAGGAAGTTTTGTCGGCATGTCATTATAAAAGAGCTATTCCGGTGATCATCGGTGGTTCTAATGATTTTGCATTCTCATTATTTTCAGGTTTACATTTTCATCAGAAAAATATTAATTATACTCAAATAAGCAATATTATTTCTATAAAACAGGGTGAGATGATTAACGAGCATACTTTTTTAAGCAAAATTTTAGGTTCGAAAAACTTTTCTATTAAAAATTATCATCATTTAGGATATCAAAAACATTTGAACGAGCAGGATTCTGTAAAGCTCATCAAAGAAGTGGAGTTTGATATTGTGCGTTTAGCAGAAATGATGAATTCTACAGAGAAAACCGAGCCTTTTTTCAGAAAAGCAGATTTGGTAACAGTAAACTGTGATGCCATTGAAAGTTTCGGTGATGCTTTTTCGATGAATCCGCAGGTAAATGGTTTAAACAGAAGAGAAATCTGTGCTTACATGAAAGAAATTGGTTTAAGCGAAAATCTAAAGTCTGTAGGAATTTTTAATTATAATATTTATTCTGAAAATCAGCTTAATCATCAGCTTTTGGCGCAAATGCTTTGGTATTTAATTGAAGGAATAAACATACAGCAATCGCATCCTAAAGAAAGACATTATGAAATGTTTTATGTTTTGATTGAAGACCGACAATATGCCTTCAAGCGCGATACATTCAGTAATCTGTGGTATTTTGGAGATGATGAAAATATTGAAAACTGTATTCCGTGCTCGAGAAGTGATTTTGATGAAGCCAAAAAAGGCTGGCTGAGCGCAAGATTCACAAAAAGCTAA
- a CDS encoding glycosyltransferase family 2 protein → MINVPSKVSVIVPVYNVENYLAKCLDSLVNQSLKNIEIIVVNDGSKDGSGNIIQQYSEKYPDKIKAFSKENGGLSDVRNFGIDQATGDYFGFVDSDDYVAETMFEEMLTLAEKHDAEMVICNIQKVDEAGNVTQKLTQIPNMPEKIDLQNNFSVFSDLSYFACNKLFKKELFIQKRFKKGVHFEDIQLIPQLLLECKIVAQTQNFHYQYLERINSITKTHNEKGLDILKAVEDVEEFFKTSKYSSNTKELMGFQILEGVYTFLAYLAFVKNETQFYKMSRELEDFIRKRDVKMKDILCYSRFGKNYLLSLPLKKTIFYLLFFARQKKLIRKVV, encoded by the coding sequence ATGATAAACGTTCCCTCAAAAGTTTCTGTCATTGTTCCGGTTTATAATGTTGAAAATTATTTGGCTAAGTGTCTTGATTCTTTGGTGAATCAAAGTCTTAAGAATATTGAGATTATCGTTGTAAATGATGGAAGTAAAGATGGGTCGGGTAATATTATTCAGCAATATTCAGAGAAATATCCCGATAAAATAAAAGCTTTCAGCAAAGAAAACGGAGGTTTGAGTGATGTCCGAAATTTTGGGATTGATCAAGCAACGGGAGATTACTTTGGGTTTGTAGATAGTGATGATTATGTTGCCGAAACCATGTTTGAAGAAATGCTAACCCTGGCAGAAAAACATGATGCCGAAATGGTAATCTGCAATATTCAGAAAGTGGATGAAGCTGGAAATGTGACTCAAAAACTCACCCAGATTCCTAATATGCCTGAAAAAATTGATTTACAAAACAATTTTTCTGTTTTTTCTGATTTAAGCTATTTTGCCTGCAATAAATTATTCAAAAAAGAGTTATTTATTCAGAAAAGATTTAAAAAAGGGGTTCATTTTGAAGATATTCAGTTAATTCCTCAGCTTTTACTGGAGTGTAAAATAGTGGCGCAGACTCAAAACTTTCATTATCAATATCTCGAAAGAATAAATTCTATCACAAAAACTCATAACGAAAAAGGGCTGGATATTTTAAAAGCGGTAGAAGATGTGGAAGAGTTTTTTAAAACTTCAAAATACTCTTCAAACACAAAAGAATTGATGGGTTTTCAGATTTTGGAAGGGGTGTATACCTTTTTAGCTTATCTTGCTTTTGTTAAAAATGAGACCCAATTTTACAAAATGTCTCGGGAACTCGAAGATTTTATAAGAAAAAGAGATGTTAAAATGAAAGATATATTGTGTTACAGTCGTTTTGGTAAAAATTATCTTTTATCTTTACCCCTGAAAAAAACTATATTTTATCTGCTTTTTTTTGCCAGACAGAAAAAACTAATAAGGAAAGTAGTGTAA
- a CDS encoding glycosyltransferase family 4 protein, which translates to MKNFELFLNETGISIFYIKLGLGFLSSFLITFFSIPTIIKISKRKNLMDEPGVRSSHLRKIPNLGGIAMFYSIGICTSIFAYEIFDLYKFLFASLIILLYVGIMDDIVVMRAYKKLIAQIVVSVFIVIGSDVRIRNLFGIFGVYEIHYFVSVIFTIITFIILINAFNLIDGIDGLAGGYSLICSALFGISYYRLGEYNYPLVILSIVLIGSVLAFLYYNLSNLRATKIFMGDTGSMLLGFLLAFTCICFIDIFIDKNMMGVPRYHLRSAPVVAVAILILPIVDTLNVIIVRLWNKKSPFEADKNHIHHKLLKLNLTHRRASFYIICYYLFIVIITYYLRHINVNLLLGIILFLGFLGAYIPDIIFLIRNNKLKTDN; encoded by the coding sequence ATGAAAAATTTTGAACTATTCTTAAATGAAACAGGCATTTCTATTTTTTACATAAAATTAGGATTGGGTTTCCTATCTTCTTTTTTGATAACTTTTTTCTCGATTCCTACAATTATTAAAATCTCAAAACGTAAAAACCTGATGGATGAGCCTGGTGTAAGGAGCTCTCATCTCAGGAAAATTCCTAATCTGGGAGGTATCGCAATGTTTTATTCCATAGGAATCTGTACCTCAATTTTTGCTTACGAAATTTTCGATTTATACAAATTTCTTTTTGCTTCGCTTATTATTCTTCTCTATGTGGGGATTATGGACGATATTGTTGTTATGCGTGCTTACAAGAAGTTGATAGCACAGATTGTGGTATCGGTCTTCATTGTAATTGGTTCGGATGTAAGAATCAGAAATTTATTTGGGATTTTTGGAGTTTACGAAATTCACTATTTTGTAAGTGTGATTTTTACAATTATTACTTTTATTATTCTCATCAATGCGTTTAATCTTATTGACGGAATTGATGGTCTTGCCGGTGGCTATTCGCTTATTTGCAGTGCTCTTTTTGGAATTAGTTACTACCGTTTAGGAGAGTATAATTATCCTTTGGTTATTTTATCGATTGTTTTAATTGGTTCTGTACTTGCATTTTTGTATTATAATTTATCAAACCTGAGGGCTACTAAAATATTTATGGGTGATACAGGGTCTATGCTTTTAGGATTTTTATTGGCATTTACATGTATCTGCTTTATAGATATTTTTATAGATAAAAACATGATGGGTGTCCCGAGATATCATTTGAGATCAGCTCCTGTAGTTGCTGTTGCTATTCTTATCTTACCTATTGTTGATACACTAAATGTTATTATAGTAAGACTTTGGAATAAAAAATCACCTTTCGAAGCTGATAAAAACCATATTCACCATAAGCTTCTTAAGCTTAATCTCACCCATAGAAGAGCTAGTTTTTATATTATATGTTATTACCTGTTTATTGTAATCATTACCTATTATCTGAGACATATTAATGTAAATTTATTATTGGGGATTATTCTATTCTTAGGCTTCCTTGGAGCTTATATTCCAGACATTATTTTTCTAATTCGGAATAATAAGCTGAAAACTGATAATTAA
- a CDS encoding polysaccharide biosynthesis/export family protein, which yields MKIYTYFLFLILPFVLVSCITTKDVKYMQPSESLVINEEGLIPYNTPVYRVTKNDMLTLNIVTTPKGDAAQFYSALNAAASGSNNISFSGSGGNGTGGNAMIYFNGLKVDSKGDILVFGIGYIKAEGRTIEDITQELQLKVNENFQEGKSEVRLNTDGITYYVLGDIETTGITGEKKAHKNTLTLTEAIAINGGLNRTIDRKNIVVYRKLPEGIKKAKIDLTREDVMNSPYFYVQNGDEIFLSTQKRALNGFGKDPIQTLISGVSVITTALSIYLLIKNL from the coding sequence ATGAAAATTTATACGTATTTCCTATTTTTAATTTTACCTTTTGTATTGGTTTCCTGTATCACAACGAAAGATGTAAAGTATATGCAGCCAAGTGAAAGTCTTGTTATCAATGAAGAGGGATTAATTCCTTACAATACTCCTGTTTACAGGGTTACCAAAAACGATATGCTGACTTTGAATATTGTGACAACTCCTAAAGGTGATGCCGCACAGTTTTACTCTGCATTAAATGCTGCCGCATCTGGGAGTAATAATATTTCATTTAGTGGTAGTGGAGGAAACGGAACGGGAGGAAATGCAATGATTTATTTTAATGGTTTAAAAGTTGATTCTAAGGGAGATATACTGGTTTTTGGGATAGGTTATATAAAAGCAGAAGGAAGAACAATAGAAGATATTACTCAAGAACTTCAGCTTAAAGTAAATGAAAATTTTCAAGAAGGAAAATCTGAAGTAAGGCTAAATACAGACGGAATAACCTATTACGTGCTGGGTGATATTGAAACCACCGGGATTACGGGAGAAAAAAAGGCTCATAAAAATACACTGACTTTAACAGAAGCAATTGCTATTAATGGAGGTTTAAACAGAACGATAGACCGTAAAAATATCGTGGTGTACAGAAAACTACCCGAAGGCATCAAAAAAGCTAAGATTGATCTTACAAGAGAAGATGTGATGAATTCTCCGTATTTCTATGTGCAAAATGGTGACGAGATTTTTCTTAGCACTCAAAAAAGAGCGCTCAACGGCTTTGGAAAAGATCCTATACAGACGCTTATCAGCGGTGTATCTGTAATTACTACAGCATTATCAATTTATCTACTTATTAAAAACCTTTAA
- a CDS encoding exopolysaccharide transport family protein produces MIPGKEALVGKNEPQKEKFGSFALFDVEHFLRRVLRNWYWFVLMLSIGYAVSWFYGKYYAQNIYASDLKLSISNNTASYFTPSQSINFIWGQNGNQDGIYLKKMLLSRSHNEFLVKELGLFVNYTTKGVIKSTYLDKNDSPVFLEVDRKHLQQVNYPITLTPKGGGAYRVSLPEEGQSSYLYSYDVEGFQSIESFGRPGDKTIKVNEWYTTPNLRFRLVPNPVSPSINYENIIVNLSTVNDAVNGIVSTVGVDFDKEINSIMIISKTGFNLNGTVNFLNKSVAELQKKRFNDKIQVDQNTGKYLKNSLADIRKKLDSSAAYLNYLKVSEELYDISNRDEKSLQKIKDLESKKADILSKMNSLNSIRNSVESQGFDKMISPSAAGFDDGLFTASVSELKALYLKKRELLSIYTPNSEPIKEINRLIGEAKANSSGSLRNVHTVYITELNKIEKQIVEASSDLTTYPEKQRKYLDAERGYNMIEATYNSLLSRQNESQMRLATNQSDITVIDPAKNLGQGPIGPNVKGAKMTIISGFLAFPLILILLGSLFDSKIRNIKELLSATKIPLLGVIGNNNNENMLTVLNTPKSSVAEAFRGIRANMRFLSGEDDKSKVILVTSSVGGEGKTYVSINLASVLGLSDKKTILLGMDLRKPKIFGDFNIDNKLGISNYLTGETTIDQIINKTNIPNLDVATSGPIPPNPSELLMSERNVKLIEELRKLYDFIIIDSPSVGLVADSYELMKYSDANLYIVRHEYTEKYMLKMITEKYHNDEIKHLGFVYNDYVTKQGYGYGYGYGYGYGYGYFDEDKNYTEPLLIKIRNKMKAYFDRK; encoded by the coding sequence ATGATTCCAGGAAAAGAAGCTTTAGTAGGTAAAAATGAGCCGCAAAAAGAAAAATTTGGATCATTTGCTTTATTCGATGTAGAACACTTTTTAAGAAGAGTTCTGCGAAATTGGTATTGGTTTGTACTGATGCTTTCTATTGGTTATGCTGTATCTTGGTTTTATGGAAAGTACTATGCGCAGAATATTTATGCATCAGATTTAAAATTAAGTATTTCAAACAATACCGCCAGTTACTTTACACCAAGCCAGTCTATTAATTTCATATGGGGTCAAAATGGTAATCAGGATGGTATTTATTTGAAAAAAATGTTGCTGTCTAGATCACACAACGAGTTTTTGGTAAAAGAATTAGGTCTTTTTGTAAATTATACGACTAAAGGGGTTATAAAATCTACTTATTTGGATAAAAATGACTCCCCTGTATTTTTGGAAGTAGACCGAAAACACTTACAGCAAGTCAATTACCCCATTACCCTAACACCTAAAGGAGGAGGTGCATACAGAGTAAGTTTACCGGAAGAAGGGCAGTCAAGTTATTTATATTCATATGATGTTGAAGGTTTTCAGAGTATCGAAAGTTTTGGAAGGCCTGGTGATAAAACAATTAAAGTAAACGAATGGTACACCACTCCGAATCTTAGATTTAGATTGGTTCCCAACCCAGTGTCGCCTTCTATTAATTATGAAAACATTATTGTAAATCTTTCCACGGTAAATGATGCTGTAAACGGAATTGTCTCTACAGTGGGGGTTGATTTTGATAAGGAAATTAATAGTATTATGATTATCTCTAAGACAGGGTTTAATCTAAATGGTACCGTTAATTTTCTTAATAAATCTGTGGCTGAGCTTCAGAAAAAAAGATTTAATGATAAAATACAAGTTGACCAAAATACAGGGAAGTATTTGAAAAACAGCTTGGCAGACATTAGAAAAAAACTAGATTCAAGTGCGGCATATCTTAACTATCTTAAGGTTTCAGAAGAGCTCTATGATATTTCCAATAGAGACGAAAAATCTTTGCAGAAAATAAAAGATCTGGAATCTAAAAAAGCTGATATACTGAGTAAAATGAATTCTTTGAACAGTATCCGGAATTCAGTAGAATCTCAAGGTTTCGATAAAATGATAAGTCCTTCTGCAGCAGGTTTTGATGATGGTCTTTTTACAGCATCTGTTTCTGAATTAAAGGCGCTTTATCTTAAGAAAAGAGAATTATTATCAATTTATACTCCTAATTCGGAACCTATTAAAGAAATCAATCGCTTAATTGGTGAGGCAAAAGCAAATTCTTCAGGATCTCTTAGAAATGTTCATACTGTATATATCACTGAACTTAATAAAATTGAAAAACAGATTGTAGAGGCAAGTTCAGATCTCACGACTTACCCTGAAAAACAAAGAAAATATCTTGATGCGGAAAGAGGCTATAATATGATTGAGGCCACTTACAACAGCCTGTTAAGCAGACAGAATGAAAGCCAAATGAGACTTGCTACCAATCAGTCTGATATTACAGTAATTGACCCTGCAAAAAATCTTGGACAAGGTCCAATTGGTCCCAATGTGAAAGGAGCAAAAATGACAATAATAAGTGGGTTTCTTGCTTTTCCGCTGATTTTAATTCTTTTGGGAAGTCTTTTTGATAGTAAAATAAGAAATATTAAAGAATTACTAAGTGCCACCAAGATCCCGTTATTGGGTGTTATTGGAAACAATAACAATGAAAATATGCTTACTGTTCTTAATACTCCGAAATCTTCAGTTGCAGAAGCTTTCAGAGGTATTAGAGCAAATATGAGATTTTTGTCGGGTGAGGATGATAAAAGTAAGGTCATCTTAGTTACTTCATCAGTCGGTGGAGAAGGAAAAACATATGTTTCGATAAACTTGGCCTCAGTATTAGGGTTAAGTGATAAGAAAACCATCTTATTGGGAATGGATTTAAGAAAGCCTAAGATTTTCGGGGATTTTAATATTGACAATAAACTGGGGATTTCAAATTATCTTACAGGAGAAACTACAATTGACCAGATTATTAACAAAACCAATATTCCCAATCTTGATGTTGCCACGTCAGGACCGATTCCTCCAAACCCTTCAGAGCTTTTAATGAGCGAACGAAATGTAAAGTTAATTGAAGAGCTAAGAAAACTGTATGATTTTATTATTATCGACTCACCTTCTGTAGGGCTTGTTGCTGATTCTTACGAATTAATGAAGTATTCTGATGCCAATTTATATATCGTACGTCACGAATACACTGAAAAGTATATGCTTAAAATGATTACGGAAAAATATCACAACGACGAAATCAAACATTTAGGATTTGTTTATAATGATTATGTGACGAAGCAGGGCTATGGCTATGGTTACGGCTATGGCTACGGTTATGGCTATGGTTATTTTGATGAAGATAAAAACTATACAGAACCTTTGTTGATTAAAATAAGAAATAAAATGAAAGCATATTTTGATAGAAAATAA